The nucleotide sequence GAAATTGCGTTTATTATCGGTCGTTTTGGAGAAGAAGTTGAACAAACACTATTAAAAATTGCAACAAATCTCGGAGCAGAAGGCAAAATATATTATCAAGAAGAAGCTCTCGGAACAGCCCACGCAATTTATTGTGCAGAACCGTCACTAAACGGAAAAGTTACGGTTGCTTTTGCTGACACACTTTTTAAAGCAGATTTTGATTTAAATGAAGAAACAGACTCAGTAATTTGGACAAAAAAAGTTGATAACCCCGAAGCATTCGGAGTTGTTAAAAAAGATGCACAAGGAAATATCACAGATTTTATAGAAAAACCCAAAGAATTTGTTTCAGACGAAGCAATCATAGGAATTTACTATTTTAAAGACGGAGAAAATTTAAGAGAAGAACTAAAATATTTAATTGAAAATAACATAAGAGGAAACAACGAATATCAATTAACCGATGTTCTTGAAAATATGAAAAATAAAGGCATCGGTTTTAAATCTGCTACGGTTACTGAGTGGTTAGATTGCGGTAATAAAGATGCAACAGTTCACACAAACCAAAGAATTCTGCACCATCTCGGAAACAAAGTTTCAAGCAAAAGCGAGCAAAACTTTTCCGTAATAATAGAACCATGTTTTATTGATGAAGGTGCAATTATAAACAATTCAGTAGTAGGACCTTATGTTTCAGTAGGAAAAAACACGATAATAAAAAACTCTGTAATCAGCAATTCAATAATACAAACTAATTGTAACATTAAAGAAGCAATCTTTGCAAATTCAATGATTGGAAACTATGTAAACATTAATAAAGAAAAAGATGATTTCAGCATCGGAGATTACAATTCAATTACCTAATTTAAAATAATATAATAATACAATGCTGAAATATATTGTATCATTGTATGTTTATTTCAACAAATAATTATTAAAAATTTGAAAAACAAACTATATATATTAGCAATATTTCTATTTATTATATCGTCATGTTCACAGCAAAAAAGCGGAATTAAAAAAGATAATAACCCTGAAAAAGACAAACAAAAATTTACATATCTTTTCAGTGAAGCAAACAAAAACAGATTACTCGGAAATCCGGAAAAAGCAGTTGAACTATACGTTTCGGCAATTGATATAAATCCTAAAAGTGCTGCATCAAATTATTATCTTGCAAGCATATTTTTATATGAAAAAAAATATAATACAGCTCTAACTTTTGCTGAAAATGCAGTAACCCTTAATTCAGAAAACATTTGGTATAATATTATTAAAGCCGATATTTTGTCCTTTCAAAATAAAACGGCAGAAGCTATTAATATTTATAATAACATTCAAAAAAAGCAACCGAAAAATGAATTGATTTATAACAGAATAATTGATATTCTTATAAACCGAATAAATTTGAATAAAATAAATTCAACAAATATTTCTGTTGTAAAAAACGATTATTTAAAACTAATTAACATTTATTCCGAAAAACAAACACATTTCGGATATGATACGGAAATTTCATATAACCTGTATAAACTTTATATGGACATTCGAGATTTAAAAAATGCAAAAGAAACACTTAATGCAATAATAAAAAATGAACCGAATGAACCAAAATATCAAGCATTACTTGCAGAATTTTACTTTTCGCAAAACGAAACAAAAAAAGCTGAAGAAATTTATAAAAAAATAAAGAAAAATTTTCCGAACGAATCTTCCGTAAAACTCTCTTATGCAATTTTCTGTAAAGTTACCGGAAAACAAAAAGAATATCTAAAATTAACCAAAGAACTATTAAGTTCTGATATAGAGCTAAATACAAAAATTAATCTGTTAATTTCCGGGCAATACCCCAACTTTCCGAAGCAACAATATGAGCAACTTATAAATGAACTTTACAAACATCATTCTGATGATTTAACAGCAAACACCTTACTTGCAGAGTATTACATTAATGAAGATAAAGAAAAAACAATACCCTATTTAAAAAAAGCAGTTGAATTAAGTAATTCCGACATTAATTTAATTTTAACATATTTTGAGATTTTATACGACACAAAAAACTTTGAATATTTATATAATGAATCAAAAAAGTATTTGGAACAATATCCTAATCTTCCGAAAATATTTCTGTATAACGGATTGTCAGCATACAAAATAGGTAAATTTAACGAAGCAATTTTTATATTAGATTCAGGTAAAGATTTAGTAATTGAAAACAATAAATTATTAGTTCAGTTTCATTACTACCTTGCCGAAAGTTTTCATGAAAAAAATGAAAATAGCAAATCAGACGAGCAATTTGAAAAAACCCTACAAATCAACCCCAAATTTTACTTAGCACTAAATAATTATTCATATTATTTGTCCGAAAGAAACCAAAATATTGAAAAAGCGTTGCAAATGGCAGAAACGTGTATCAATTATCAAAACAACAACCCTGTTTTTTGTAATACTTATGCAAAAGCACTGTTAAAAAATAAAAAATACGATAAAGCCCTTCCATTTTCCGAAAAAGCAATAAATACTATTCCCGATAATGCTGAATTTTTAGAAACTATCGGAGATATTTATTTTGCAAAAAATAAAAAAGAAAAAGCAAAGGAATTTTGGGAAAAATCTGAAGAAAAAGGAAATACATCAAAAACACTTGAATACAAACTTAAAAATATAAATAAACTCACAATTGATGAGTTATAAATGATAAAATGAAAAAAACAAACATTTTTATAATATTAACCTTACTATTTTCTTCATGCGGTATTTTTAAAAAATCGGTACAGCCGGAAGACAAGTATGATAATTCTTTTATCGAAA is from Bacteroidales bacterium and encodes:
- a CDS encoding tetratricopeptide repeat protein — its product is MKNKLYILAIFLFIISSCSQQKSGIKKDNNPEKDKQKFTYLFSEANKNRLLGNPEKAVELYVSAIDINPKSAASNYYLASIFLYEKKYNTALTFAENAVTLNSENIWYNIIKADILSFQNKTAEAINIYNNIQKKQPKNELIYNRIIDILINRINLNKINSTNISVVKNDYLKLINIYSEKQTHFGYDTEISYNLYKLYMDIRDLKNAKETLNAIIKNEPNEPKYQALLAEFYFSQNETKKAEEIYKKIKKNFPNESSVKLSYAIFCKVTGKQKEYLKLTKELLSSDIELNTKINLLISGQYPNFPKQQYEQLINELYKHHSDDLTANTLLAEYYINEDKEKTIPYLKKAVELSNSDINLILTYFEILYDTKNFEYLYNESKKYLEQYPNLPKIFLYNGLSAYKIGKFNEAIFILDSGKDLVIENNKLLVQFHYYLAESFHEKNENSKSDEQFEKTLQINPKFYLALNNYSYYLSERNQNIEKALQMAETCINYQNNNPVFCNTYAKALLKNKKYDKALPFSEKAINTIPDNAEFLETIGDIYFAKNKKEKAKEFWEKSEEKGNTSKTLEYKLKNINKLTIDEL